In a genomic window of Festucalex cinctus isolate MCC-2025b chromosome 11, RoL_Fcin_1.0, whole genome shotgun sequence:
- the c9h13orf42 gene encoding uncharacterized protein C13orf42, with translation MFRKINHVFRPNHHRQRERDGFGPDYHSACTVRLVRSTSMLVVGERTQSSEGATLKRSKSTVSVESTLYYYHRQEDRVWLYSHEQNCLEYLQALVALRRRYTKSVSDLSKGDVKAAVSAKKKAAPPAPQSACLQVSRVTPSAPPVPNVEDTLQFLDEVIASCDSEAQRKPYLDDGHADVDFIVASSSAEHDLHSNWVLRVPRVAGDPNRQQEEVLERANDKVLNKKNKSGSTSSRLRLQRNPIHLPKVVESALQTLRFKSKKS, from the exons ATGTTTCGGAAGATCAACCATGTGTTCCGTCCCAATCATCACAGGCAAAGAGAGCGGGATGGGTTCGGGCCGGATTACCACAGCGCCTGCACCGTCAGGCTGGTCCGCAGCACCTCAATGCTGGTTGTGGGAGAGAGGACCCAGTCTTCCGAGGGCGCCACGTTAAAACGGAGCAAGAGCACCGTGAGCGTGGAGTCCACGTTGTACTACTACCACAGGCAAGAGGACCGCGTTTGGCTTTACTCCCACGAGCAGAACTGCCTGGAGTACCTGCAAGCGCTGGTGGCTCTGCGGCGGCGCTACACAAAGAGCGTGAGCGACTTGAGCAAGGGCGACGTCAAGGCCGCGGTGTCCGCCAAGAAAAAGGCAGCACCTCCGGCaccgcaaa GTGCCTGTTTACAGGTATCAAGAGTGACCCCCTCGGCACCGCCCGTGCCCAACGTGGAGGACACGTTGCAATTTCTAGACGAGGTGATTGCGAGCTGTGACAGTGAAGCTCAGCGCAAACCTTATTTGGATGACGGCCACGCCGATGTGGACTTTATAG TGGCATCCAGCTCAGCAGAACACGACCTTCACTCCAACTGGGTCTTGCGGGTTCCTCGGGTTGCAGGTGACCCCAACAGGCAGCAGGAGGAGGTACTTGAACGTGCCAATGACAAAGTCCTcaataagaaaaacaagagcGGGTCCACCAGCAGTAGATTGCGCCTGCAGAGGAACCCCATCCATTTGCCCAAAGTGGTGGAAAGCGCTCTGCAGACGCTTCGCTTCAAGTCCAAAAAGTCCTGA